A DNA window from Leopardus geoffroyi isolate Oge1 chromosome A1, O.geoffroyi_Oge1_pat1.0, whole genome shotgun sequence contains the following coding sequences:
- the CNOT6 gene encoding CCR4-NOT transcription complex subunit 6 isoform X3 — MPKEKYEPPDPRRMYTIMSSEEAANGKKSHWAELEISGNPLTQDILNLYLEPDGTRRLLNYLLDNLAGTAKRISTEQPPPRSWIMLQEPDRTRPTALFSVMCYNVLCDKYATRQLYGYCPSWALNWDYRKKAIIQEILNCNADIISLQEVETEQYYSFFLVELKERGYNGFFSPKSRARTMSEQERKHVDGCAIFFKTEKFTLVQKHTVEFNQLAMANSEGSEAMLNRVMTKDNIGVAVLLELRKELIEMSSGKPHLGTEKQLILVANAHMHWDPEYSDVKLVQTMMFLSEVKNIIDKASRNLQSSVLGEFGTIPLVLCADLNSLPDSGVVEYLSTGGVETNHKDFKELRYNESLTNFSCNGKNGTTNGRITHGFKLKSAYESGLMPYTNYTFDFKGIIDYIFYSKPQLNTLGILGPLDHHWLVENNISGCPHPLIPSDHFSLFAQLELLLPFLPQVNGIHLPGRR, encoded by the exons gaaaTCCACTTACCCAGGATATATTGAACCTCTATCTGGAACCAGATGGAACAAGAAGGCTACTGAACTATTTGCTTGATAATTTGGCAGGTACTGCAAAAAGAA TTTCAACAGAACAGCCACCTCCAAGATCTTGGATTATGTTACAAGAACCGGACAGAACAAGGCCAACTG CCTTGTTTTCTGTCATGTGCTATAATGTTCTTTGTGATAAATATGCGACCCGGCAGTTATACGGCTACTGTCCATCTTGGGCACTAAATTGGGACTACAGGAAAAAGGCCATTATTCAAGAAATTTTGAACTGCAATGCTGATATCATAAGTCTTCAG GAGGTTGAAACAGAACAGTATTACAGTTTTTTTCTGGTAGAACTGAAAGAACGTGGCTATAATGGATTCTTTAGTCCTAAATCTAGAGCTAGGACAATgtcagaacaagaaagaaaacatgtcgATGGCTGTGCAATATTCTTCAAGACGGAAAA atttaCTTTGGTTCAGAAACACACTGTTGAATTTAATCAGCTAGCAATGGCAAATTCAGAAGGGTCTGAAGCCATGCTGAACAGAGTCATGACAAAAGATAACATTGGAGTTGCAGTACTGCTAGAACTTCGAAAGGAATTGATTGAAATGTCAT CTGGAAAGCCccatcttggaacagaaaaacaaCTTATTCTTGTGGCTAATGCTCATATGCATTGGGACCCTGAATACTCTGATGTGAAGTTGGTTCAAACTATGATGTTCCTCTCAGAAGTGAAGAACATTATTGATAAAGCCTCACGAAACCTCCAGTCCAGTGTATTGGGAGAATTTGGAACTATTCCACTGGTGTTATGTGCGGATCTTAATTCTTTGCCAGATTCTG GTGTTGTGGAATACTTGAGTACCGGTGGAGTAGAAACAAATCATAAAGATTTTAAGGAACTGAGATATAATGAGAGTCTTACAAACTTCAGCTGTAATGGGAAAAACGGGACAACCAATGGAAGGATCACTCATGGTTTCAAGTTGAAGAGTGCCTACGAGAGCGGCCTGATGCCTTACACAAATTACACGTTCGATTTCAAG GGTATAATTGACTACATCTTCTATTCTAAACCTCAGCTGAACACTTTAGGCATCCTGGGACCTCTGGACCACCACTGGCTAGTTGAGAATAACATCAGCGGCTGCCCACATCCACTCATCCCCTCCGACCACTTCTCACTTTTTGCACAACTGGAGCTCTTACTGCCTTTCCTGCCCCAAGTCAACGGCATTCACCTCCCTGGCAGGAGGTAG
- the CNOT6 gene encoding CCR4-NOT transcription complex subunit 6 isoform X1 has product MPKEKYEPPDPRRMYTIMSSEEAANGKKSHWAELEISGKVRSLSSSLWSLTHLTALHLSDNSLSRIPSDIAKLHNLVYLDLSSNKIRSLPAELGNMVSLRELHLNNNLLRVLPFELGKLFQLQTLGLKGNPLTQDILNLYLEPDGTRRLLNYLLDNLAGTAKRISTEQPPPRSWIMLQEPDRTRPTALFSVMCYNVLCDKYATRQLYGYCPSWALNWDYRKKAIIQEILNCNADIISLQEVETEQYYSFFLVELKERGYNGFFSPKSRARTMSEQERKHVDGCAIFFKTEKFTLVQKHTVEFNQLAMANSEGSEAMLNRVMTKDNIGVAVLLELRKELIEMSSGKPHLGTEKQLILVANAHMHWDPEYSDVKLVQTMMFLSEVKNIIDKASRNLQSSVLGEFGTIPLVLCADLNSLPDSGVVEYLSTGGVETNHKDFKELRYNESLTNFSCNGKNGTTNGRITHGFKLKSAYESGLMPYTNYTFDFKGIIDYIFYSKPQLNTLGILGPLDHHWLVENNISGCPHPLIPSDHFSLFAQLELLLPFLPQVNGIHLPGRR; this is encoded by the exons GAAAAGTAAGAAGCTTAAGCTCATCTTTGTGGTCACTAACTCACTTGACAGCTTTGCATCTGAGTGACAATTCCCTGTCCCGCATTCCTTCAGACATTGCCAAGCTTCACAATCTGGTGTATCTGGACCTGTCCTCTAATAAAATCCGGAGTTTACCGGCAGAACTCGGAAACATGGTATCACTCAG GGAACTCCATTTAAATAACAACCTGTTACGAGTTCTACCTTTTGAGCTGGGAAAACTGTTTCAGTTGCAGACTTTAGGCCTGAAAG gaaaTCCACTTACCCAGGATATATTGAACCTCTATCTGGAACCAGATGGAACAAGAAGGCTACTGAACTATTTGCTTGATAATTTGGCAGGTACTGCAAAAAGAA TTTCAACAGAACAGCCACCTCCAAGATCTTGGATTATGTTACAAGAACCGGACAGAACAAGGCCAACTG CCTTGTTTTCTGTCATGTGCTATAATGTTCTTTGTGATAAATATGCGACCCGGCAGTTATACGGCTACTGTCCATCTTGGGCACTAAATTGGGACTACAGGAAAAAGGCCATTATTCAAGAAATTTTGAACTGCAATGCTGATATCATAAGTCTTCAG GAGGTTGAAACAGAACAGTATTACAGTTTTTTTCTGGTAGAACTGAAAGAACGTGGCTATAATGGATTCTTTAGTCCTAAATCTAGAGCTAGGACAATgtcagaacaagaaagaaaacatgtcgATGGCTGTGCAATATTCTTCAAGACGGAAAA atttaCTTTGGTTCAGAAACACACTGTTGAATTTAATCAGCTAGCAATGGCAAATTCAGAAGGGTCTGAAGCCATGCTGAACAGAGTCATGACAAAAGATAACATTGGAGTTGCAGTACTGCTAGAACTTCGAAAGGAATTGATTGAAATGTCAT CTGGAAAGCCccatcttggaacagaaaaacaaCTTATTCTTGTGGCTAATGCTCATATGCATTGGGACCCTGAATACTCTGATGTGAAGTTGGTTCAAACTATGATGTTCCTCTCAGAAGTGAAGAACATTATTGATAAAGCCTCACGAAACCTCCAGTCCAGTGTATTGGGAGAATTTGGAACTATTCCACTGGTGTTATGTGCGGATCTTAATTCTTTGCCAGATTCTG GTGTTGTGGAATACTTGAGTACCGGTGGAGTAGAAACAAATCATAAAGATTTTAAGGAACTGAGATATAATGAGAGTCTTACAAACTTCAGCTGTAATGGGAAAAACGGGACAACCAATGGAAGGATCACTCATGGTTTCAAGTTGAAGAGTGCCTACGAGAGCGGCCTGATGCCTTACACAAATTACACGTTCGATTTCAAG GGTATAATTGACTACATCTTCTATTCTAAACCTCAGCTGAACACTTTAGGCATCCTGGGACCTCTGGACCACCACTGGCTAGTTGAGAATAACATCAGCGGCTGCCCACATCCACTCATCCCCTCCGACCACTTCTCACTTTTTGCACAACTGGAGCTCTTACTGCCTTTCCTGCCCCAAGTCAACGGCATTCACCTCCCTGGCAGGAGGTAG
- the CNOT6 gene encoding CCR4-NOT transcription complex subunit 6 isoform X2, whose protein sequence is MPKEKYEPPDPRRMYTIMSSEEAANGKKSHWAELEISGKVRSLSSSLWSLTHLTALHLSDNSLSRIPSDIAKLHNLVYLDLSSNKIRSLPAELGNMVSLRELHLNNNLLRVLPFELGKLFQLQTLGLKGNPLTQDILNLYLEPDGTRRLLNYLLDNLAVSTEQPPPRSWIMLQEPDRTRPTALFSVMCYNVLCDKYATRQLYGYCPSWALNWDYRKKAIIQEILNCNADIISLQEVETEQYYSFFLVELKERGYNGFFSPKSRARTMSEQERKHVDGCAIFFKTEKFTLVQKHTVEFNQLAMANSEGSEAMLNRVMTKDNIGVAVLLELRKELIEMSSGKPHLGTEKQLILVANAHMHWDPEYSDVKLVQTMMFLSEVKNIIDKASRNLQSSVLGEFGTIPLVLCADLNSLPDSGVVEYLSTGGVETNHKDFKELRYNESLTNFSCNGKNGTTNGRITHGFKLKSAYESGLMPYTNYTFDFKGIIDYIFYSKPQLNTLGILGPLDHHWLVENNISGCPHPLIPSDHFSLFAQLELLLPFLPQVNGIHLPGRR, encoded by the exons GAAAAGTAAGAAGCTTAAGCTCATCTTTGTGGTCACTAACTCACTTGACAGCTTTGCATCTGAGTGACAATTCCCTGTCCCGCATTCCTTCAGACATTGCCAAGCTTCACAATCTGGTGTATCTGGACCTGTCCTCTAATAAAATCCGGAGTTTACCGGCAGAACTCGGAAACATGGTATCACTCAG GGAACTCCATTTAAATAACAACCTGTTACGAGTTCTACCTTTTGAGCTGGGAAAACTGTTTCAGTTGCAGACTTTAGGCCTGAAAG gaaaTCCACTTACCCAGGATATATTGAACCTCTATCTGGAACCAGATGGAACAAGAAGGCTACTGAACTATTTGCTTGATAATTTGGCAG TTTCAACAGAACAGCCACCTCCAAGATCTTGGATTATGTTACAAGAACCGGACAGAACAAGGCCAACTG CCTTGTTTTCTGTCATGTGCTATAATGTTCTTTGTGATAAATATGCGACCCGGCAGTTATACGGCTACTGTCCATCTTGGGCACTAAATTGGGACTACAGGAAAAAGGCCATTATTCAAGAAATTTTGAACTGCAATGCTGATATCATAAGTCTTCAG GAGGTTGAAACAGAACAGTATTACAGTTTTTTTCTGGTAGAACTGAAAGAACGTGGCTATAATGGATTCTTTAGTCCTAAATCTAGAGCTAGGACAATgtcagaacaagaaagaaaacatgtcgATGGCTGTGCAATATTCTTCAAGACGGAAAA atttaCTTTGGTTCAGAAACACACTGTTGAATTTAATCAGCTAGCAATGGCAAATTCAGAAGGGTCTGAAGCCATGCTGAACAGAGTCATGACAAAAGATAACATTGGAGTTGCAGTACTGCTAGAACTTCGAAAGGAATTGATTGAAATGTCAT CTGGAAAGCCccatcttggaacagaaaaacaaCTTATTCTTGTGGCTAATGCTCATATGCATTGGGACCCTGAATACTCTGATGTGAAGTTGGTTCAAACTATGATGTTCCTCTCAGAAGTGAAGAACATTATTGATAAAGCCTCACGAAACCTCCAGTCCAGTGTATTGGGAGAATTTGGAACTATTCCACTGGTGTTATGTGCGGATCTTAATTCTTTGCCAGATTCTG GTGTTGTGGAATACTTGAGTACCGGTGGAGTAGAAACAAATCATAAAGATTTTAAGGAACTGAGATATAATGAGAGTCTTACAAACTTCAGCTGTAATGGGAAAAACGGGACAACCAATGGAAGGATCACTCATGGTTTCAAGTTGAAGAGTGCCTACGAGAGCGGCCTGATGCCTTACACAAATTACACGTTCGATTTCAAG GGTATAATTGACTACATCTTCTATTCTAAACCTCAGCTGAACACTTTAGGCATCCTGGGACCTCTGGACCACCACTGGCTAGTTGAGAATAACATCAGCGGCTGCCCACATCCACTCATCCCCTCCGACCACTTCTCACTTTTTGCACAACTGGAGCTCTTACTGCCTTTCCTGCCCCAAGTCAACGGCATTCACCTCCCTGGCAGGAGGTAG